One stretch of Legionella birminghamensis DNA includes these proteins:
- a CDS encoding dienelactone hydrolase family protein — translation MHTSNYLYHHGEQELHGFLAYDDSSDQPRPAVIVVHDWSGRNEFACNKAELLAKEMGYVGFALDMYGHGRIGYTTDEKMALMQPLAGDRRLLRDRIRAGFDAVIGMSEVDSTRVAAIGFCFGGLCVLDLARSGAELAGVVSFHGLLDKPRHIPNQPIQAKVLALHGYDDPMVPPQQLNEFCEEMTEAKVDWQVHQYGLTKHAFTNPNAHDPDLGLIYNPGVASRAMQSMKNFLQEIFK, via the coding sequence ATGCACACTTCAAATTATCTTTATCATCATGGTGAACAGGAGTTACATGGTTTTCTTGCTTATGATGATTCAAGCGATCAGCCGAGGCCCGCAGTGATTGTCGTCCATGACTGGAGCGGGAGGAATGAGTTCGCTTGCAATAAGGCGGAACTCCTTGCTAAAGAAATGGGCTATGTGGGATTTGCTCTGGATATGTATGGGCATGGACGCATCGGCTATACCACCGATGAAAAAATGGCGTTAATGCAGCCTTTAGCTGGCGATCGCCGTTTGCTGCGTGATCGTATTCGCGCCGGTTTTGATGCGGTGATTGGAATGTCAGAGGTTGACAGCACAAGGGTTGCAGCGATTGGTTTTTGTTTCGGCGGTTTATGCGTGCTGGATTTGGCGCGCAGCGGTGCTGAGCTAGCTGGCGTGGTCAGCTTTCATGGCTTGCTGGACAAGCCCAGGCATATCCCTAACCAGCCCATCCAGGCGAAAGTTCTGGCTTTGCATGGCTATGATGATCCCATGGTGCCGCCTCAGCAGCTCAATGAATTCTGCGAGGAAATGACTGAAGCCAAAGTCGATTGGCAGGTACATCAGTACGGTCTGACCAAGCATGCATTTACTAACCCGAATGCCCATGACCCTGATTTAGGGCTGATATATAATCCAGGCGTTGCCAGCCGTGCAATGCAGTCAATGAAAAATTTTCTTCAAGAAATTTTTAAGT
- a CDS encoding alpha/beta hydrolase, with protein MIVNTLTEVKDFLQAQFCYHFFITPLPFPLEKEYRDFAERACEFVASRRTELIQRNKPRHHVIHRFEQPGNPQAKKVLITHGWMSRAAYMVKLIRALHQEGYDVYALDFPAHGEARGWQLTWLDAVTIINSTLNELGPFYAVLGHSFGGSMLLNTLNLAHQLPEWELQHMPDKAVMIASPTQMRTPVSKLARRMGLNGSAFLQLRNVIRQNSKTNIAHLNFRKMINTCEIPILCIHGNEDDSVSPNESIVFCRRYPHASLSLLPGVDHVGVLIDSRVETRIIQYLDIG; from the coding sequence ATGATAGTGAATACATTGACAGAAGTGAAAGATTTCTTACAGGCACAGTTCTGCTATCATTTTTTTATTACCCCTTTACCCTTTCCGCTTGAGAAAGAATATCGGGATTTTGCTGAACGAGCCTGTGAATTTGTTGCATCCAGACGCACTGAATTAATCCAGCGCAATAAGCCGAGACATCATGTGATCCATCGCTTTGAGCAACCCGGCAACCCACAGGCGAAAAAAGTCCTGATTACCCATGGCTGGATGTCCAGGGCAGCTTATATGGTCAAATTGATTCGCGCACTGCATCAGGAGGGTTATGACGTTTACGCACTAGACTTCCCGGCACACGGGGAGGCTCGCGGATGGCAGTTAACCTGGCTGGATGCGGTGACTATCATTAATTCGACTCTTAATGAACTGGGTCCTTTCTATGCCGTATTGGGGCATTCTTTTGGCGGATCCATGTTATTAAACACCCTGAATCTGGCTCATCAATTGCCTGAATGGGAACTTCAGCATATGCCTGATAAAGCAGTTATGATCGCCTCACCAACCCAGATGAGAACGCCAGTGAGTAAGCTGGCGCGGCGAATGGGGTTAAATGGCTCGGCATTTTTGCAATTAAGAAATGTGATTCGGCAAAACTCGAAAACCAATATCGCCCATTTGAATTTTCGCAAGATGATTAACACCTGTGAAATTCCTATTTTATGCATCCATGGCAATGAGGATGATTCAGTGAGCCCTAATGAATCCATTGTCTTTTGCCGCCGCTACCCCCATGCAAGCCTTAGCTTGCTGCCGGGTGTAGACCATGTTGGTGTTCTCATTGATTCGCGTGTAGAAACCCGCATCATTCAATATCTGGATATTGGTTAA
- a CDS encoding ABC transporter permease, with amino-acid sequence MNYKGFSRLLGIMVKEFIEMRRDKATFGMILAIPLMQLILFGYAINTNPRHLPTAIVNPQPSEFTRRILVGMENSTYFQFISPSSSEEEAKRLIKRGEVQFVVNFPTDFSEQLVKGLKPGVLLEADATDPAATSRAVDVFTQMASLVLTEELKGPLESLADQGPPYEPIVHAIYNPLAITAYNIVPGLLGVVLTMTMVIVTALVITREYERGTMENLLATPLKPLEVMVGKLLPYIIVGYIQALLILIMARFMFHVPMEGSILLLLFLSLPFIAANLAMGLTFSTVATNQLQAVQSAMFFFLPSILLSGFMFPFRGMPIWAQWIGSALPLTHYLIIVRGILLKGNGFLDVWRETIPIIIFTLIVLLIGFKRYRQTLD; translated from the coding sequence TTGAATTACAAAGGGTTCTCGCGTTTGCTGGGCATTATGGTGAAAGAGTTTATTGAAATGAGGAGGGATAAAGCGACGTTTGGAATGATATTGGCCATTCCGCTCATGCAATTAATCCTGTTTGGTTATGCCATTAACACCAATCCACGTCATTTGCCTACCGCTATAGTTAACCCGCAACCATCCGAATTTACCCGAAGAATTTTGGTGGGTATGGAAAACTCGACTTATTTTCAGTTCATCAGTCCCTCCAGTTCCGAAGAAGAGGCAAAACGATTAATAAAACGGGGTGAAGTACAGTTTGTGGTCAATTTCCCCACGGATTTTTCCGAGCAACTGGTCAAAGGATTAAAGCCAGGGGTTCTTCTCGAGGCCGATGCTACGGATCCTGCAGCAACAAGCCGGGCGGTAGACGTATTTACGCAGATGGCTTCCTTGGTGTTAACAGAAGAACTGAAAGGACCGCTAGAGTCATTGGCCGATCAAGGGCCTCCCTATGAACCAATTGTTCATGCGATCTACAATCCTTTAGCCATTACTGCTTATAATATTGTACCTGGGCTTTTAGGCGTGGTTCTAACCATGACTATGGTCATTGTTACCGCCTTAGTGATTACCCGTGAGTATGAACGGGGTACGATGGAGAATCTGCTTGCCACTCCTTTGAAGCCTTTAGAAGTTATGGTGGGCAAGTTACTGCCTTACATTATAGTGGGCTATATTCAGGCCTTGCTGATTTTAATTATGGCGCGCTTCATGTTTCATGTGCCGATGGAGGGAAGCATCTTGCTGCTCTTATTCCTAAGCCTCCCGTTTATTGCTGCTAACCTGGCGATGGGATTGACGTTTTCCACAGTAGCGACGAACCAGTTACAGGCAGTACAAAGTGCCATGTTCTTCTTTTTACCTTCAATCCTGTTATCAGGATTCATGTTTCCCTTTCGCGGTATGCCGATTTGGGCACAATGGATAGGCAGCGCACTGCCATTGACACATTATCTGATTATTGTGCGAGGCATATTATTGAAAGGCAATGGTTTCCTGGATGTGTGGCGGGAAACAATCCCCATCATTATTTTTACCCTGATTGTTCTGCTCATTGGATTTAAACGCTATCGGCAGACGCTTGATTAA
- a CDS encoding ABC transporter ATP-binding protein: MTLEAIIDVHDLRKSFDGKLVVKGVDMYVRKGEVFGFLGPNGSGKTTTIRMLCGLLTPDSGSGTCLGYDILRESSKIKEHVGYMTQKFSFYTDLSVEENLNFVARVYSMDNRKERVEKALEDLGLADRRKQLTGELSGGWKQRVALAACLLHEPELLLLDEPTAGVDPLARREFWDKIHSLSQQGITTLVSTHYMDEAERCTRLAYLAYGDLLITGTVREVIASTQLLTWKITGEVTTSLLQEAKKMKGVMQAALFGNQIHVSGYDASQIEAELQRLAETHAVKWQGIESTLEDAFISLVKKSQGGSN, encoded by the coding sequence ATGACGCTTGAAGCAATTATTGATGTGCATGACTTACGTAAAAGCTTTGATGGCAAGCTGGTCGTCAAAGGGGTTGACATGTATGTTAGAAAAGGAGAGGTATTCGGTTTTCTTGGCCCCAATGGAAGCGGTAAGACTACGACAATTCGGATGCTTTGCGGTTTATTAACCCCTGACTCAGGCAGCGGCACTTGCCTGGGTTATGATATCCTTCGAGAGTCCTCCAAAATTAAAGAGCATGTGGGATATATGACTCAAAAATTCAGCTTTTATACGGATCTCAGTGTTGAAGAAAATTTAAATTTCGTTGCCCGCGTTTACAGTATGGATAACCGGAAAGAGCGGGTTGAAAAAGCACTGGAGGATTTGGGCCTGGCCGATCGTCGAAAGCAATTAACCGGTGAACTGTCAGGCGGCTGGAAGCAGCGTGTGGCCTTAGCGGCCTGTTTATTACATGAACCTGAACTGCTGCTCCTCGATGAGCCCACTGCAGGTGTTGATCCATTAGCCCGCCGCGAATTCTGGGATAAAATTCATTCCCTTAGCCAGCAAGGTATCACTACCTTGGTCTCCACTCATTATATGGACGAAGCAGAACGTTGCACCCGGCTGGCTTATCTGGCATATGGCGATCTGCTTATCACCGGTACCGTCAGAGAAGTTATTGCATCCACCCAATTGCTGACCTGGAAAATCACTGGTGAGGTAACCACCAGCCTGCTGCAGGAGGCAAAGAAAATGAAGGGCGTTATGCAGGCCGCTTTGTTTGGTAATCAAATTCATGTCAGCGGTTATGATGCTTCGCAGATCGAAGCCGAATTGCAACGACTGGCAGAAACCCATGCTGTGAAGTGGCAAGGTATTGAGTCAACGCTTGAAGATGCATTTATAAGTCTGGTAAAAAAATCTCAAGGAGGCTCGAATTGA